In one window of Leptidea sinapis chromosome 31, ilLepSina1.1, whole genome shotgun sequence DNA:
- the LOC126974189 gene encoding glucose dehydrogenase [FAD, quinone]-like — protein MDSVRTQLLNSCPLPFSGNSGDIFLKAIMGVVAAHCSIFDDYQWPPDNANEILLNTDASYDFIIIGAGSAGSLVAGQVSNMNIGSVLLVEAGDDPGIDSEVPAFLFLNQNSDIDWNYKTLSSDNSCLGFVNKSCIWSKGKGMGGSSSINAMIYVRGHETDYDTWEELGNPGWKYEDLKKYFSRQEEDFGFSNVIFDKYENKWYEVIDQAWEEIQYTSHKYTGDESLIGTRKAKLVTKNGKRLNTAKVYLKNSKQLHIMKNSYVQKIYFETTTKRAIGVQIKHNNDKIINVKSKKEVILSAGAVATPDLLMRSGIGPKAHLESFGIECLNDLEVGKNLQDHILFPIFLKTNQNDTLSSENIVLFLMQYMLNRSGPFSTIGITDFTGFIDTKYSSDYPDIQFHYTYFTKKDTFTLKSYLEGIGYNHEIIQAIEDINNDHDLVGIYPTLLHPKSRGSILLSDSVSRPIIQTNYLQHPDDMNSLIKAVEFVHKLANTTSFRKFGMDILPLRISSCKTYSFFTRNYWECYIRHLATTIYHPVGTAKMGLKEDKSSVVDHKLLVHGSKNLRVVDASVMPLIPSGNTMAPTLVIAQKAVDILVSKHKFNDEL, from the exons ATGGATAGTGTGCGCACACAATTACTTAATTCCTGTCCTTTGCCCTTCAGTGGTAACAGTGGagacatatttttaaaagcaaTTATGGGCGTTGTAGCAGCGCATTGTTCAATTTTCGACGATTACCAATGGCCACCTGACAACGCCAATGAAATTCTCCTAAACACAG ATGCTTCTTATGACTTTATTATCATCGGCGCTGGCTCTGCAGGGTCCTTGGTTGCTGGCCAGGTATCAAATATGAACATAGGATCTGTATTACTTGTGGAAGCAGGAGATGATCCTGGCATAGATAGTGAG GTACCCGCATTCCTTTTTCTTAACCAAAACTCCGACATAGACTGGAATTACAAAACACTTTCTAGTGACAATAGCTGCTTAGGTTTCGTCAACAAAAGCTGCATTTGGAGTAAAGGCAAAGGAATGGGTGGATCGAGCTCTATCAATGCTATGATCTATGTGCGTGGTCATGAAACCGATTATGATACGTGGGAGGAGTTGGGTAATCCAGGCTGGAAATACGAAGATCTAAAAAAATACTTCTCCCGACAAGAAGAGGATTTTGGTTTTTctaatgttatttttgataaatacGAAAATAAATGGTATGAAGTGATCGATCAGGCTTGGGAAGAAATACAGTATACATCTCACAAATACACAGGCGACGAGAGTTTAATAGGAACAAGAAAAGCAAAATTAGTTACAAAGAATGGAAAACGTCTTAATACTGCAAAAGTTTATCTGAAAAATTCTAAGcaattacatattatgaaaaattcgtatgtgcaaaaaatatattttgagacAACAACTAAAAGAGCTATAGGAGtccaaattaaacataataatgacaaaattataaatgttaaatctAAAAAGGAAGTTATACTATCAGCTGGAGCAGTTGCTACTCCAGATCTACTCATGCGATCGGGAATAGGTCCAAAAGCACATCTTGAAAGCTTCGGAATCGAATGCCTAAATGATTTAGAAGTTGGAAAAAATCTCCAAGATCACATactttttccaatatttttgaaaacaaatcaaaatgaTACTCTTTCTtctgaaaatattgttttattcctGATGCAGTATATGCTTAATCGAAGTGGACCTTTTTCCACAATAGGCATCACAGATTTTACAGGATTTATTGACACTAAATACTCCAGTGACTATCCGGACATTCAGTTTCACTATACATATTTCACGAAGAAGGATACATTTACATTGAAATCGTATCTCGAAGGTATCGGTTATAATCATGAAATAATACAAGCAATCGAAGATATAAATAACGACCATGACTTAGTTGGAATATATCCGACATTATTACATCCAAAATCTAGAGGGAGTATCTTACTTTCTGACTCTGTATCGAGACCTATAATCCAAACAAATTATCTTCAGCACCCCGATGATATGAATTCGCTTATAAAGGCGGTGGAATTCGTACACAAGTTAGCAAATACTACATCTTTTAGGAAATTTGGGATGGACATATTACCATTGCGTATAAGCAGCTGCAAAACATATTCTTTTTTCACAAGAAATTATTGGGAATGCTATATAAGGCATTTGGCTACCACCATATACCACCCTGTTGGTACTGCCAAAATGGGTCTAAAGGAGGACAAATCGTCAGTTGTCGATCATAAATTACTTGTTCATGGAAGCAAAAACCTGCGAGTTGTGGATGCCAGTGTAATGCCTTTGATACCAAGTGGAAACACAATGGCACCAACCTTAGTTATAGCACAGAAGGCAGTTGATATTTTAGTCTCGAAACATAAGTTTAATGATGAATTGTAA
- the LOC126974174 gene encoding glucose dehydrogenase [FAD, quinone]-like: MSLSSILQRMATQGVLSIKPIVTSTRIIFGLLPGLGALIVLRMAIHLYRPDIEDAENRVRDHPFDKLYDCYDFIIVGGGSAGSVLANRLSENPEWNILLLEAGQDENVLSDVPVLFPTLQTSAIDWQFVTEPSEKYCLSMIESRCKWPRGKVLGGSSALNAMLYIRGNRRDYDNWANLGNPGWSYDEVLQYFLKAEDMRIPEYQNDPYHSVGGPLTVENFRYEQPITRKILEAAEELGYELVDVNGKYQTGFTRSHATVRDGLRCSTAKAYLRPAAKRPNLHVSVHSLVEKILIDENKKAYGVKFTKHKETRIIKASKEVILSAGSIQSPQLLMLSGIGDSNDLKELGIYPIKILSGVGKNLQDHIAMGGHSFLFDNPYTNGSEYCFNLNSVFNIGTLMDFTLHKKGELYSMMEAEAMAFINTKYQDPSEDYPDIQLFIAPTADNMDGGIFGKRANGLTDEVYSELYEDILYQSSFSIVPLLLRPKSRGFIKLKDASPYSPPLIYPNYFSEPQDILTLMEGARLVQDLISQPALQELNTRPNPRRNPGCSEHALMSDEHLECQARHHSLTIYHPVGTCAMGPTDNLEAVVDSKLRVYGITNLRVVDGSIMPTIVSGNTNAPIIMIAEKAADMIKQDWDGVTEDNPCTSDFYLRQAQDPIPTDEDKSTINNPPDIFAEMKSLFSNLPEDQPLNQNINLTRMRDHLKPAFDGAQTTRVKENPYNVAKSRKTKHSKHKSTYSPVYTSRPVSGYWTDPATNVANVPYYHVNYFPPQILGYPYYNAIPPVQFDSDYSQLHHDSILPSYVYNQNKERKTLNDQSSGDNKCKVWLHKNGRNYEVEL, encoded by the exons ATGTCATTGAGTTCAATACTTCAAAGAATGGCAACCCAGGGAGTGTTATCAATTAAACCGATAGTGACAAGTACAAGAATTATATTTGGACTATTGCCTGGCCTCGGGGCGTTAATAGTACTTCGCATGGCAATTCATTTATATCGCCCTGATATAGAAGACGCCGAAAATCGGGTGAGAGATCATCCATTTGATAAATTGTACGATTGCTACGACTTCATCATAGTGGGTGGAGGTTCTGCCGGGTCTGTTCTCGCCAATCGTCTCTCAGAAAACCCAGAATGGAATATACTTTTGCTAGAAGCTGGCCAAGATGAAAATGTTTTGTCCGATGTACCGGTATTATTCCCTACACTTCAAACATCTGCCATTGACTGGCAATTTGTCACCGAACCAAgtgaaaaatattgtttaagcaTGATCGAAAGCAGATGTAAATGGCCTCGAGGGAAAGTTCTTGGTGGATCGAGCGCATTAAACGCTATGTTGTACATTAGAGGAAACAGACGCGATTACGACAACTGGGCAAACTTGGGAAACCCAGGATGGTCATATGATGAAGTTTTACAGTATTTTCTTAAGGCAGAAGATATGAGAATCCCTGAATACCAAAATGATCCGTACCATTCAGTAGGTGGCCCGTTGACAGTAGAGAACTTCAGGTATGAACAACCAATCACAAGAAAAATTTTAGAAGCTGCTGAAGAACTAGGATATGAGTTAGTAGATGTAAACGGTAAATATCAAACAGGATTCACCAGATCTCATGCAACTGTACGAGATGGACTTCGATGTAGCACAGCAAAGGCCTATTTACGGCCTGCGGCGAAAAGACCAAATCTTCATGTGAGTGTACACTCATTGGTTGAGAAAATTCTAATAGACGAAAATAAAAAAGCTTACGGTGTAAAATTTACCAAACACAAAGAAACTCGAATCATAAAGGCTTCAAAAGAAGTAATTCTATCAGCAGGATCCATTCAATCACCTCAACTGTTGATGTTATCAGGTATTGGAGATAGTaatgatttaaaagaattagGAATATATCCTATTAAAATTCTGTCTGGTGTAGGAAAAAATTTGCAAGATCATATAGCCATGGGTGGGCATTCATTTCTATTTGACAATCCATACACGAATGGTTCAGAATACTGCTTTAATCTGAACTCAGTATTTAATATAGGAACATTAATGGACTTTACACTTCACAAGAAGGGTGAGCTGTACAGCATGATGGAAGCCGAGGCAATGGCATTTATAAACACCAAATACCAAGATCCATCGGAAGACTATCCTGACATTCAATTGTTTATTGCTCCGACTGCAGACAACATGGATGGAGGTATATTTGGCAAACGAGCTAATGGTTTGACAGATGAAGTCTATTCTGAATTATACGAGGATATTTTGTACCAGTCATCATTTTCAATAGTGCCTTTATTGCTTAGACCAAAAAGTAGAGGATTTATAAAACTAAAGGACGCGTCTCCATATTCACCACCGCTTATTTATCCAAATTACTTTTCTGAACCTCAAGATATTTTAACACTG ATGGAAGGAGCAAGGTTGGTCCAGGATTTAATAAGCCAACCAGCACTCCAAGAGTTGAATACAAGACCGAACCCTCGTCGTAACCCAGGCTGTTCTGAGCACGCTCTCATGTCAGACGAACATCTGGAGTGCCAAGCTAGGCATCACAGCTTAACGATATACCATCCTGTCGGCACATGCGCGATGGGGCCCACTGACAACCTTGAAGCTGTTGTAGATTCAAAATTGAGG GTTTACGGCATCACGAACCTTCGTGTGGTCGACGGCAGTATCATGCCGACAATAGTCAGCGGCAACACAAACGCTCCTATAATAATGATCGCAGAGAAAGCTGCAGATATGATCAAACAGGACTGGGACGGTGTCACTGAAGATAACCCTTGCACTTCTGACTTTTACCTCAGACAAGCACAAGATCCAATACCAACAGACGAAGACAAATCTACAATTAATAATCCACCAGACATATTCGCCGAAATGAAGAGTCTATTCTCTAATTTACCTGAAGATCAACCattgaatcaaaatattaatctaACAAGAATGAGAGATCATTTAAAACCTGCATTCGATGGCGCCCAAACTACCAGAGTGAAAGAAAATCCATATAATGTTGCTAAATCACGAAAAACGAAACATTCCAAGCATAAGTCGACATATTCCCCGGTTTATACGAGTCGTCCCGTATCTGGCTATTGGACGGATCCTGCTACGAATGTTGCCAATGTACCATATTATCACGTTAATTACTTTCCTCCTCAAATACTCGGCTACCCTTATTATAATGCGATTCCGCCAGTTCAGTTCGATAGCGATTATAGCCAGCTTCACCATGACTCTATTCTGCCTTCATACGTATACAACCAGAACAAAGAAAGGAAAACTTTGAATGACCAATCGAGCGGCGATAATAAATGTAAAGTTTGGCTTCATAAAAATGGAAGAAACTATGAAGTCGAGCTTTGA